The following are encoded together in the Hippoglossus stenolepis isolate QCI-W04-F060 chromosome 12, HSTE1.2, whole genome shotgun sequence genome:
- the slc18a3a gene encoding probable vesicular acetylcholine transporter-A: MTDGAGDREETRLEPEKERTMEPEETTQGRGASLAQTAASKLSQMGERTKQLGNNVIQDPERQKRIILVIVCTALLLDNMLYMVIVPIIPDYLEGLQKAADRAQDAVVYINSTNSTIHKAPKGNFDLQIGVLFASKAILQLLVNPLSGTFIDRVGYDIPLFIGLNVMFLSTLTFAFADNYATLFLARSMQGLGSAFADTAGIALIADKYTEEKARSKALGIALAFISFGSLVAPPFGGVLYQFAGRRVPFLILACICLIDGVLCLIVLKPFSNRERENMPVGTPMYKLMIDPYIAVVAGALTICNIPLAFLEPTIANWMEENMHSSQWEIGMTWFPAFFPHVLGVYLTVKLAAKYPHLQWFYGAIGMVFIGASSCTVPACKNFGQLMIPLCGICFGIAFVDTALLPTLGFLVDVRHVSVYGSVYAIADISYCVAYALGPVVAGQIVHDLGFVQLNLGMGLANVLYAPALLLLKNVTKMKPSYSERNMLLEDGPTGLYDTIKMEQREKKRKGLCTTLDENGVETFAQRSYSEEESSGGEYA; encoded by the exons ATGACGGACGGCGCAGGGGACAGAGAAGAG ACAAGACTTGAGCCAGAGAAGGAGAGAACCATGGAGCCAGAAGAGACCACACAGGGACGCGGCGCCAGTTTGGCCCAAACTGCCGCCTCCAAACTCTCCCAGATGGGTGAAAGAACTAAACAACTGGGCAACAATGTAATCCAAGACCCAGAGCGACAGAAGCGGATTATTCTCGTAATAGTCTGTACAGCACTTTTGTTAGACAACATGCTTTACATGGTGATTGTGCCAATTATACCCGATTACCTTGAAGGGCTACAGAAGGCAGCGGATCGAGCCCAAGACGCAGTTGTGTACATCAACTCCACCAACAGCACCATCCATAAAGCCCCTAAAGGGAACTTCGACCTCCAGATAGGGGTTCTGTTCGCCTCCAAGGCCATCCTGCAGCTCCTGGTGAACCCGCTAAGTGGCACCTTCATTGACAGGGTCGGGTATGATATCCCGCTCTTCATCGGACTAAATGTCATGTTCCTCTCCACTCTCACATTTGCCTTCGCCGACAATTACGCGACTCTGTTCCTGGCGCGCAGCATGCAGGGCCTCGGCTCGGCTTTCGCGGACACTGCAGGGATCGCCCTGATCGCAGACAAGTACACGGAGGAGAAGGCGAGGAGCAAAGCGCTGGGTATCGCCTTGGCCTTCATCTCTTTTGGGAGTCTTGTGGCGCCCCCCTTTGGAGGGGTGCTCTATCAGTTCGCCGGGAGGCGGGTGCCCTTCCTGATCCTGGCCTGCATTTGTCTCATAGATGGCGTGTTGTGTCTGATTGTGCTGAAACCCTTCTCAAACcgggagagagaaaacatgccAGTGGGAACTCCCATGTATAAACTGATGATTGACCCATATATAGCTGTAGTGGCTGGTGCTCTGACTATTTGTAACATCCCTCTCGCCTTCCTTGAGCCCACCATCGCCAACTGGATGGAGGAAAACATGCACTCCAGCCAGTGGGAGATCGGCATGACATGGTTCCCTGCATTCTTCCCTCATGTTTTAGGTGTATATCTCACTGTCAAACTAGCAGCCAAGTACCCCCATCTCCAGTGGTTTTATGGGGCTATAGGTATGGTGTTCATAGGCGCCAGCTCCTGCACGGTGCCAGCCTGTAAAAACTTTGGACAGCTCATGATCCCGCTGTGCGGAATCTGCTTCGGCATCGCCTTCGTGGACACGGCGCTCCTGCCCACACTGGGTTTCCTGGTGGATGTGCGACACGTGTCGGTGTATGGGAGCGTGTACGCCATCGCAGACATCTCCTACTGTGTGGCCTACGCGCTGGGGCCCGTGGTGGCCGGACAGATAGTGCACGACCTGGGCTTCGTTCAGCTCAACTTGGGCATGGGCCTCGCCAATGTGCTTTACGCACCGGCGCTCCTCCTGTTGAAGAACGTGACGAAGATGAAGCCTTCGTACTCCGAGAGAAACATGCTCCTAGAGGACGGCCCGACCGGACTGTACGACACAATTAAGATGGAGCAgcgggagaagaagaggaagggttTGTGTACAACCCTCGATGAGAATGGCGTTGAAACCTTTGCGCAACGGTCGTATTCAGAGGAGGAATCCTCGGGAGGAGAGTATGCGTAA